In a single window of the Ficedula albicollis isolate OC2 chromosome 13, FicAlb1.5, whole genome shotgun sequence genome:
- the LOC101821473 gene encoding protocadherin alpha-13-like — protein sequence MLILVRMRGRDCEQCRAAEQRTVSLQAQERRVGGSAPVRRRARLPSEHFSLEVTSKDENKIFVLLVLTKSLDRETMPVHRLVLTASDGGRPSLTGTMELVISVLDANDNAPQFNQSVYKVQLLENTTPGTVFFQVTATDKDEAXKNLSLSENSPPGFRFPLEGASDADIGANAQLSYTLSPSEHFRIEEENSNSRSKSLFLVLTKSLDRETIPVHRLVLTASDGGRPSLTGTMELVISVLDANDNAPQFNQSVYNVHLSEDAIQGTIIARMNATDLDEGTNRDVKYEIQTIVPPSASDLFSIDANTGVIRLMGALDFEAVNLYDLNIKATDQGTPPLSGHCKVELEVLDVNDNAPEVWVTSLSVPVSEDASVGTVVALLSVSDRDSGANGRVRCWVWPALPFGLEATFAGSYSLVLREALDRERVSEYEVEVRAEDGGAPALRASRGLRLPVSDVNDNAPSFAQAVYTVLARENNAAGAELARLWARDPDEAGNGRVSYSLWEGGAGGGGAAPPSGWRAASSYVALDAESGRLWALQPLDYEQLQVLQFEVRAVDAGEPPLCGNATVQLFVLDENDNAPALLPPAGSAAEAGAVAAEAAAATQYEQVTEAWMQEGP from the exons ATGCTCATCCTGGTTCGGATGCGCGGCCGCGATTGCGAGCAGTGTAGGGCGGCGGAGCAGCGCACGGTGTCGCTGCAGGCTCAGGAACGGCGTGTGGGCGGCTCCGCCCCGGTGCGGCGGAGAGCCCGGCT CCCCAGCGAGCATTTTAGCTTGGAAGTGACATCCAAAGACGAAAATAAGATCTTCGTACTCCTGGTGCTCACTAAATCTCTGGACCGCGAGACGATGCCCGTGCACCGGTTGGTGCTGACGGCGAGTGACGGGGGCCGGCCGTCTCTGACAGGCACCATGGAGCTGGTGATCTCGGTGCTGGATGCGAATGACAACGCGCCCCAGTTCAACCAGTCGGTGTATaaagtgcagctgctggaaaatacGACTCCAGGAACGGTGTTTTTCCAGGTCACAGCGACAGACAAAGATGAGG CGTTNAAAAACCTCAGTTTATCGGAGAACTCCCCTCCTGGGTTCCGTTTCCCGCTGGAGGGCGCGTCGGATGCGGATATCGGAGCGAACGCGCAGCTCTCCTACACACTCAGCCCCAGCGAGCATTTTCGAATCgaggaagaaaacagtaacTCTCGCAGTAAGTCCTTGTTTCTGGTACTCACTAAATCTCTGGACCGCGAGACGATTCCCGTGCACCGCTTGGTGCTGACGGCGAGTGACGGGGGCCGGCCGTCTCTGACAGGCACCATGGAGCTGGTGATCTCGGTGCTGGATGCGAACGACAACGCGCCCCAGTTCAACCAGTCGGTGTATAACGTACATTTGTCCGAGGACGCCATACAAGGCACGATAATTGCGCGTATGAATGCCACGGACCTGGACGAAGGAACCAACAGAGACgtgaaatatgaaatacaaaCTATtgttcctccctctgcctcagATTTATTTAGCATTGATGCGAACACTGGGGTGATTAGATTGATGGGCGCCCTGGACTTTGAGGCAGTTAATTTATACGATCTAAATATTAAGGCAACAGACCAAGGCACACCTCCGCTGTCGGGTCACTGCAAGGtggagctggaagtgctggaCGTGAACGACAACGCGCCGGAGGTGTGGGTGACGTCGCTGTCGGTGCCGGTGTCGGAGGACGCGTCGGTGGGGACGGTGGTGGCCCTGCTGAGCGTGTCGGACCGAGACTCGGGGGCGAACGGGCGCGTGCGCTGCTGGGTGTGGCCGGCGCTGCCGTTCGGGCTGGAGGCGACGTTCGCGGGCTCGTACTCGCTGGTGCTGCGCGAGGCGCTGGACCGGGAGCGGGTGTCGGAGTACGAGGTGGAGGTGCGTGCGGAGGACGGCGGGGCGCCGGCGCTGCGCGCCAGCCGCGGGCTGCGGCTGCCGGTGTCGGACGTGAACGACAACGCGCCGTCGTTCGCGCAGGCCGTGTACACGGTGCTGGCGCGGGAGAACAACGCGGCGGGCGCGGAGCTGGCGCGGCTGTGGGCGCGGGACCCGGACGAGGCGGGCAACGGGCGCGTCAGCTACTCGCTGTGGGAGGGCGGCgcgggcggcggcggggccgcgCCTCCGAGCGGCTGGCGAGCGGCGTCGAGCTACGTGGCGCTGGACGCGGAGAGCGGGCGCCTGTGGGCGCTGCAGCCCTTGGACTAcgagcagctgcaggtgctgcagttCGAGGTGCGCGCGGTGGACGCGGGGGAGCCGCCGCTCTGCGGCAACGCCACGGTGCAGCTCTTCGTGCTGGACGAGAACGACAACGCGCCGGCGCTGCTGCCGCCCGCGGGCTCGGCGGCGGAGGCGGGCGCCGTGGCGGCCGAGGCAgcggcggcg